Proteins from a single region of Synchiropus splendidus isolate RoL2022-P1 chromosome 3, RoL_Sspl_1.0, whole genome shotgun sequence:
- the LOC128755287 gene encoding PRELI domain-containing protein 1, mitochondrial-like isoform X2, translating into MGRYFYSEIDIKRPWHQVLAAFWQRYPNPYSTHVLTEDVLFREVTHDNHLVSRRLLTKTNRLPRWAERVFPAHMGRAVYVLEDSIVDPQSRTLTTKTWNLNHNKLMTVVEQSLYVEDDHQESCTKLRREAWISSAVYGLTRPIQEFGLARLRSNQAEALKGLEFALAKLEGETQVIASNHSDSSETHLSKPTPTQNPKEFV; encoded by the exons ATGGGCAGATACTTCTACAGTGAGATTGACATCAAGAGGCCTTGGCATCAAGTGCTTGCTGCTTTCTGGCAGCGCTACCCAAACCCTTACAG CACCCATGTCCTGACAGAGGATGTGCTGTTTCGCGAGGTCACCCACGACAATCACCTGGTGTCACGACGACTGCTGACAAAGACCAACCGGCTTCCGCGCTGGGCAGAGCGCGTGTTTCCCGCTCACATGGGCCGAGCTGTCTATGTCCTGGAGGACTCGATCGTGGACCCACAGTCACGCACACTCACCACCAAGACCTGGAACCTCAACCACAACAAACTGATG ACTGTGGTGGAGCAGAGTTTGTATGTTGAGGACGACCATCAGGAATCCTGCACCAAACTGAGGAGGGAGGCCTGGATCTCCTCAGCTGTGTACGGACTCACCCGCCCTATTCAG GAATTTGGACTCGCCAGGTTAAGAAGCAACCAAGCCGAGGCCCTGAAGGGCCTGGAGTTTGCACTGGCCAAGCTGGAGGGTGAGACACAAGTTATCGCCAG CAACCACAGCGATTCATCTGAGACACACTTGTCAAAGCCCACACCAACCCAAAACCCCAAAGAGTTTGTCTAA
- the LOC128755287 gene encoding PRELI domain-containing protein 1, mitochondrial-like isoform X1, which translates to MGRYFYSEIDIKRPWHQVLAAFWQRYPNPYSTHVLTEDVLFREVTHDNHLVSRRLLTKTNRLPRWAERVFPAHMGRAVYVLEDSIVDPQSRTLTTKTWNLNHNKLMTVVEQSLYVEDDHQESCTKLRREAWISSAVYGLTRPIQEFGLARLRSNQAEALKGLEFALAKLEGETQVIASSNHSDSSETHLSKPTPTQNPKEFV; encoded by the exons ATGGGCAGATACTTCTACAGTGAGATTGACATCAAGAGGCCTTGGCATCAAGTGCTTGCTGCTTTCTGGCAGCGCTACCCAAACCCTTACAG CACCCATGTCCTGACAGAGGATGTGCTGTTTCGCGAGGTCACCCACGACAATCACCTGGTGTCACGACGACTGCTGACAAAGACCAACCGGCTTCCGCGCTGGGCAGAGCGCGTGTTTCCCGCTCACATGGGCCGAGCTGTCTATGTCCTGGAGGACTCGATCGTGGACCCACAGTCACGCACACTCACCACCAAGACCTGGAACCTCAACCACAACAAACTGATG ACTGTGGTGGAGCAGAGTTTGTATGTTGAGGACGACCATCAGGAATCCTGCACCAAACTGAGGAGGGAGGCCTGGATCTCCTCAGCTGTGTACGGACTCACCCGCCCTATTCAG GAATTTGGACTCGCCAGGTTAAGAAGCAACCAAGCCGAGGCCCTGAAGGGCCTGGAGTTTGCACTGGCCAAGCTGGAGGGTGAGACACAAGTTATCGCCAG cAGCAACCACAGCGATTCATCTGAGACACACTTGTCAAAGCCCACACCAACCCAAAACCCCAAAGAGTTTGTCTAA
- the LOC128755286 gene encoding CXXC-type zinc finger protein 5-like translates to MSGMTSGVCVESDLSSMLQRSSTSAHHHPNHPSYSGQGQMSTLAPMLDYTTEMDRYRSSIANFYKSNVNMNVTNFPQSAKLAARLAAATPIFPPAATRLGAMATAPWGCHENMNVNMNHPAAMFWGRPKPVATAPAHHHHPLHHPSATTAGHMASTNPHSASMHHSSGGSRAEGGSSSEAAGVEKHGHTATSLPVAQGAAHHPAMAPSNGNFLPGYGGGADCGVMNKQVHPDMMGLSEGGSCNGGGVMSGSFLGGLGLPPGVIVMAMGSAGSGISDTSSAFQMTSSQRALTDCQQHANPSPCPSSSSPSSSGVTATGVVMSSSSSSSSGAVAKRKRKRCGVCGPCRRLINCGVCSSCRNRKTGHQICKFRKCEELKKKPGGGGSLERPPSVPTGEAFRWFF, encoded by the exons ATGTCGGGCATGACGAGTGGTGTTTGTGTGGAGAGTGACCTCTCGTCTATGCTCCAGAGAAGCTCCACCTCGGCCCATCACCACCCCAACCACCCCAGCTACAGTGGGCAGGGACAG ATGTCGACTTTGGCTCCCATGCTGGATTACACCACCGAGATGGACCGGTACCGCTCCTCCATCGCCAATTTCTACAAAAGCAACGTCAACATGAACGTGACAAACTTTCCTCAGTCTGCCAAACTGGCAGCTCGCTTGGCAGCGGCGACGCCGATCTTCCCTCCTGCCGCCACTCGACTGGGTGCAATGGCAACTGCGCCGTGGGGTTGCCACGAAAACATGAACGTCAACATGAACCACCCGGCTGCCATGTTCTGGGGTCGGCCCAAACCGGTGGCAACTGCGCCGGCGCATCACCATCACCCGCTTCACCACCCGTCCGCGACCACGGCGGGCCACATGGCTTCCACAAACCCACACAGTGCAAGCATGCATCATAGCAGTGGAGGGTCGAGGGCAGAAGGCGGGAGCAGCAGTGAGGCGGCGGGAGTAGAGAAACACGGACATACTGCcacctcacttcctgtcgcCCAGGGAGCAGCGCACCACCCCGCCATGGCGCCGAGCAACGGAAACTTTCTACCGGGTTATGGAGGAGGCGCAGACTGTGGGGTCATGAACAAGCAAGTCCACCCGGACATGATGGGTCTCTCTGAAGGAGGGAGCTGCAATGGTGGAGGAGTTATGAGCGgcagttttttggggggtcTGGGGTTACCCCCTGGTGTCATTGTGATGGCAATGGGATCAGCAGGCAGCGGGATCTCGGACACCAGCAGCGCCTTTCAGATGACCAGCAGCCAGCGAGCGCTGACGGACTGCCAACAGCATGCCAACCCCTCAccctgcccctcctcctcctcgccctcTTCTTCAGGGGTGACAGCCACCGGTGTGGtcatgtcttcatcctcctcctcctcgtccggGGCAGTGgccaaaaggaaaaggaaacgttGCGGAGTATGCGGTCCGTGTCGGCGGCTCATCAACTGTGGCGTGTGCTCCTCCTGTAGAAACAGGAAGACGGGTCACCAGATCTGCAAGTTCAGGAAATGTgaagagctgaagaagaaaccGGGAGGCGGAGGCTCACTGGAG CGACCGCCGTCCGTCCCCACAGGTGAGGCGTTCCGATGGTTCTTCTAG
- the LOC128756483 gene encoding E3 ubiquitin-protein ligase Topors-like codes for MVPTRMKLRVRRRANVSADAAGDDRPSEEEPRNRASASRSRRKKTSNSSTAIGASSSPPPSSSASASARTLAPEEASPDSKCPICLDRFNNLAYLDLCLHRFCFPCIQEWSHNKAECPLCKQPFTSILHSVRAEGEFKEYVLRPQPTNRSDAVTVATVATVGSDHQMRLMLRRHRANDGGETTSRRRRRVRGGQNPNGADRPAVWEWYLDPPMIPHHPVPPASAGDFEEGEVPDARSRVDAERGVIFDGLTALGGTAASVAPNNRASRRLMSRLAARLRVQREGGLVRPLREREAIAFRRSLYRSSIQVTGIAGINGHQQQQDVSAESFRCNPVALHRLRPWLRRELTVLYGAHSSLVDIVQRFIMSCLVRHGLQEVRVLEDEMRPFLLARTNHFLHELVCFARSPLSLDLYDQQAVYEPLSAAMEIDGSSTSSDSSSVIAISEGEENAETTTMRPEEELLGDVARDRANGIHSGSNLSLSGWDDDTPGPSYSTAEQSSTLPSDSLRPPSKANENAKEKPADEEGEEECLIIGYKKPIAERTPELVQLSSDSEVDDEKKVETAADKTPPPSYLPAISASTSGACQDEQQSSVSKEAQEKGSRLHPDSWSDSSDSSAISVCAISPPEATWSKQRHKLNGKRSHCDASRERRKVKKRKADRPHHLRKHGAHSNRDHSRSSSPLYSSIDSNSPASPSLLHSRRDYFYSQDSPFASSFSSSSSSSSPSSFCSSPRPTSPILNTSTTPSMSPGFQDHCEEKPGGKRKYKSRHLEDDPCYKPPGSRNQGKRKRGERERKTRERSSTRARRVGNSGRRSRRCQEERSPSVEIIYEGTVNSTTRASHKPHKRRKRTQQNSCPLIITIDSDESQAGVISEGSGCSSPISSQKTVDFSDIPPLPLAPSESVGTTVDNDAAELPADILERRSDGSEVESFQRSKSQNLLTLDSDFDLDVTDDRDLPPVRPGPVRNDLRGTERGGVGVEAGGPEDVPSYSDLLVKVLNDLEGLAAKSGAHLNSAARCVPETTKSEAAAKRSGEETSDAVRLHSSFLPLPPLQLHKAECPQQLKETGPIQTHSNAPPPLKYKNSGSPTSYREVIPPITSLKQHFAQTLALKQQGSCTSPAAESLSLLLPDPLSSANSHMLPCPSRGTSVSRHQPFSSHLSVASPGHRYTTVSPVERDDQTLSSKEKPTLSKSTSESVRTCASSPAVPSDFQLSSEAPTAVPLMESAGSLNSTCSLVPSAVLTASERFSPALHTRSPEPDSYTVASPHEEREPLHANNTLHKHLNHQSAASKNQLLSTKPQTDSKSLNHYEPGPLAHSSTLHVPSHLHTPSPTHT; via the exons ATGGTTCCAACTCGTATGAAGCTCCGTGTTCGGCGCCGGGCAAATGtttctgctgatgctgctggagatgACAGGCCATCAGAAGAGGAGCCACGGAACAGAGCAAGTGCCAGCCGCAGCAGAAGGAAGAAGACTAGCAATTCATCCACAGCTATCGGAGCGTCAAGctcacctcctccctcttcGTCTGCCTCCGCGTCTGCACGGACTTTGGCACCCGAGGAGGCTTCACCAGACTCTAAGTGCCCCATCTGCCTAGACCGCTTCAATAACTTGGCATACCTGGACCTCTGCTTGCACCGTTTCTGCTTCCCCTGTATTCAGGAATGGTCCCATAACAAGGCTGAATGTCCTCTCTGTAAGCAGCCATTTACCTCCATCCTGCACTCTGTCCGTGCAGAAGGCGAGTTCAAGGAATATGTGCTGCGTCCACAGCCTACAAACAGAAGTGATGCAGTCACTGTTGCTACAGTAGCAACAGTAGGGAGCGACCACCAGATGAGACTGATGCTGAGGAGGCACAGAGCAAATGATGGTGGCGAGACAACCAGTCGGCGGCGTAGGAGGGTGAGAGGTGGACAGAATCCGAACGGAGCTGATCGACCAGCTGTGTGGGAGTGGTACCTGGATCCTCCTATGATTCCCCACCATCCTGTCCCTCCCGCAAGTGCTGGGGATTTTGAAGAGGGTGAGGTCCCTGATGCAAGATCAAGGGTGGACGCTGAGCGTGGTGTAATATTTGATGGTTTGACTGCTCTTGGCGGGACTGCAGCGTCTGTCGCGCCAAACAACCGTGCCTCACGCCGTTTAATGAGCCGCTTAGCGGCACGACTACGCGTGCAGCGAGAAGGTGGCTTAGTGCGCCCCCTGAGGGAAAGGGAGGCGATTGCTTTCCGTCGCTCCCTCTATCGTAGCAGCATTCAAGTCACTGGCATTGCTGGAATCAATGGCCACCAACAGCAACAGGACGTATCAGCTGAAAGCTTTCGATGCAACCCAGTTGCACTGCACAGGCTCCGCCCCTGGCTTCGGCGAGAGCTCACGGTGCTCTATGGTGCTCATAGCTCATTAGTTGATATTGTGCAGCGCTTCATCATGTCCTGTCTGGTGCGCCACGGCCTGCAGGAGGTGCGTGTCCTGGAGGATGAGATGCGTCCTTTTCTACTGGCCCGAACGAACCACTTTTTGCATGAATTGGTCTGCTTTGCTCGCTCGCCGCTAAGCCTGGACTTGTACGACCAACAGGCTGTGTACGAGCCTCTGTCTGCAGCTATGGAGATCGATGGCTCAAGCACTAGCTCAGACAGCAGCTCGGTCATTGCCATATCGGAGGGTGAGGAGAATGCGGAGACAACCACCATGAGACCAGAAGAGGAGCTTTTAGGTGATGTGGCCAGAGATCGTGCTAATGGCATCCATTCAGGAAGCAATCTTAGTTTGTCTGGGTGGGACGACGACACCCCTGGGCCCTCCTACTCCACCGCCGAGCAGTCAAGTACACTTCCCTCAGATTCACTGAGGCCTCCATCCAAGGCTAATGAGAATGCGAAAGAGAAGCCTGCAGacgaggagggagaggaagagtgtCTCATTATTGGCTACAAGAAACCTATTGCAGAGAGAACTCCTGAACTTGTGCAGCTGTCGTCTGACTCCGAGGTAGACGATGAGAAGAAGGTGGAGACGGCTGCAGACAAGACTCCACCTCCTTCATACTTGCCTGCAATTTCTGCCTCCACGTCAGGTGCCTGCCAGGATGAGCAGCAGTCCAGTGTGTCGAAGGAGGCGCAAGAGAAAGGCTCTCGTCTGCATCCCGACTCCTGGTCAGATTCTTCTGACAGCAGTGCGATATCCGTATGTGCCATCAGTCCACCAGAGGCGACGTGGAGCAAACAGAGGCACAAACTAAACGGAAAGCGCTCTCATTGTGACGCgtcaagagagagaagaaaggttaagaaaagaaaagcggATCGCCCTCATCATCTCAGGAAACATGGAGCTCATTCCAACCGTGACCATTCCCGCTCTTCTTCCCCTTTGTACTCCAGCATTGATTCCAACTCCCCGGCGTCCCCTAGTCTGCTGCATTCCCGAAGAGATTACTTCTACTCACAGGATTCTCCATTcgcctcttccttctcctcctcctcctcctcctcctcgccatcATCATTCTGTTCATCCCCTCGGCCTACATCACCCATCTTGAACACGTCTACCACCCCGTCAATGTCACCTGGATTCCAGGATCACTGTGAAGAGAAGCCTGGCGGGAAGAGGAAGTACAAGAGTCGGCATCTTGAAGATGATCCATGCTACAAGCCACCTGGATCCCGAAATcaagggaaaagaaaaagaggggAACGTGAAAGAAAAACGAGGGAGAGATCTTCAACTCGTGCTCGCAGAGTGGGCAACAGTGGCAGAAG AAGCAGGAGGTGTCAGGAGGAGCGGAGCCCTAGTGTGGAGATCATCTATGAAGGCACCGTCAACTCCACAACACGGGCCAGCCATAAGCCTCACAAGAGACGCAAGAGAACACAGCAGAACAG TTGTCCACTCATCATCACCATTGACAGTGACGAGAGCCAGGCTGGCGTCATCAGCGAGGGCAGTGGCTGCAGCAGCCCAATCAGCAGTCAGAAGACAGTGGATTTCTCGGACATCCCTCCACTCCCATTGGCTCCATCTGAAAGTGTGGGTACGACCGTGGATAATGATGCGGCTGAACTTCCCGCTGACATCCTGGAAAGACGATCCGACGGGTCTGAGGTGGAGTCTTTCCAAAGGTCCAAGTCTCAAAACCTGCTCACACTTGACAGCGACTTTGACCTGGATGTGACTGATGATCGGGACCTGCCTCCTGTCCGGCCAGGGCCAGTCAGAAATGACTTGAGAGGCACTGAAAGAGGAGGTGTTGGCGTGGAGGCTGGAGGGCCTGAAGATGTGCCTTCATATTCCGACCTGCTTGTCAAAGTTCTGAATGATTTGGAGGGTCTGGCTGCCAAAAGCGGAGCCCACTTGAACTCTGCCGCCAGGTGTGTGCCCGAAACAACCAAATCTGAAGCGGCCGCCAAACGATCAGGAGAAGAGACCTCGGATGCGGTGCGGCTTCATAGCTCCTTCCTGCCTTTGCCGCCTCTCCAGCTGCACAAAGCAGAATGTCCTCAGCAGCTGAAAGAGACAGGCCCCATCCAAACACACAGTAATGCACCACCACCCTTAAAGTACAAAAATTCTGGTAGTCCCACATCTTACCGTGAAGTCATCCCACCCATCACATCACTGAAACAACATTTTGCACAGACTCTGGCTCTCAAACAGCAGGGGTCCTGTACAAGTCCCGCAGCTGAATCCCTTAGCCTGCTTTTACCTGATCCGCTCTCTTCAGCCAACTCCCACATGCTTCCTTGTCCTTCTCGTGGCACCTCAGTCTCCCGACATCAGCCCTTTTCCTCTCATCTGAGTGTTGCCTCACCAGGTCACAGATACACAACTGTGTCCCCTGTTGAAAGAGATGATCAAACATTGTCCTCCAAAGAGAAACCGACCTTGAGCAAATCTACCTCTGAAAGTGTCAGAACATGTGCTTCCAGTCCGGCAGTGCCCTCTGACTTCCAGTTGTCCAGCGAAGCTCCAACTGCGGTCCCGTTGATGGAAAGCGCTGGCAGCTTGAACAGCACTTGTTCGCTTGTTCCCTCAGCTGTGCTAACTGCTTCTGAGAGATTTTCCCCTGCTCTGCACACTCGCTCTCCAGAACCAGACTCCTACACTGTTGCCAGTCCACATGAGGAGAGGGAGCCACTGCATGCCAACAATACTCTTCACAAACACTTGAATCACCAATCTGCTGCCTCCAAAAACCAGCTCCTATCAACAAAACCACAGACGGACTCCAAATCTCTCAACCACTATGAGCCGGGACCACTTGCCCATTCTTCCACACTGCACGTTCCCTCACACCTTCATACTCCATCGCCCACACACACTTGA